A DNA window from Pseudodesulfovibrio thermohalotolerans contains the following coding sequences:
- a CDS encoding YcaO-like family protein, translating into MRYKLQMMNTDFGVGMFAALPDVNLSHNEMLDHLRAHPFDDYMHEFVLQGFKEFRPRKLEKMITAIMRDKGESDPAVAAIMYEACICHQRLNRLLPLFDGVDPEFLLNHTPAIHIRSHLLVDQSRHREWARIFGRNIFTLAPLPDPKDAPEPLFDEKKLDAPEPVSAATIRAEMDGNLPAPLPRRPLQETIDTALPALDKADAFMGPAMEHRASLSPVARLRHWSVKTRTVNGNLSNSLHGLQTCYGRGLSMERADASYAMEMAERFSSYASFGPKGVLNYAREYPLTYASFDELDAPAINPADIRLEVPYAGQRLHWLEGHGPDGEPILVPAQFVFLFCNLDEQTLFSALGSTGLASGNTLFEAKAAALTEVIERDSDATQIFDPKRCFRVRSCDPEIGSLLQNYHEDGIDVWFMDMTTELGVPCYKSVVLGKHGDVNKGGGCSLNGKAALVSAMTETAYPYPGPKSGPAPEGLPVRNLEDLPDLSTGSAEGDVMVLEKTLLANGYRPAYVDLTRRDLNIPVVRAIVPGLELISDFDQYSRVSPRLYRNYLKACE; encoded by the coding sequence TTCAAGGAATTCCGTCCGCGCAAGCTGGAAAAAATGATTACGGCAATCATGCGTGACAAGGGCGAATCCGATCCGGCGGTCGCCGCAATCATGTATGAAGCGTGCATCTGCCATCAACGCCTGAACCGGCTCCTGCCCCTGTTCGACGGCGTCGATCCCGAATTTCTCCTGAATCATACTCCGGCCATCCACATCCGCTCCCATCTGCTTGTGGACCAATCCCGGCACCGGGAATGGGCCCGCATCTTCGGCCGCAACATCTTCACCCTCGCGCCCCTGCCCGACCCGAAGGATGCGCCCGAACCGCTTTTCGACGAAAAGAAGCTGGATGCGCCCGAGCCGGTGAGCGCCGCGACGATTCGCGCCGAGATGGACGGCAACCTGCCCGCGCCCCTGCCGCGCAGGCCTTTGCAGGAAACCATCGACACCGCCCTGCCCGCCCTGGACAAGGCCGACGCCTTCATGGGCCCAGCCATGGAGCACAGGGCGTCCCTGTCGCCCGTGGCCCGGTTGCGTCACTGGTCCGTCAAGACGCGTACGGTCAACGGCAACCTGTCCAACTCCCTGCATGGCTTGCAGACCTGCTACGGACGGGGACTTTCCATGGAACGGGCCGACGCCTCCTACGCCATGGAAATGGCCGAACGCTTTTCCTCCTACGCCAGCTTTGGACCCAAGGGCGTACTGAACTACGCCCGCGAGTACCCGCTGACCTACGCGTCCTTCGATGAACTGGATGCGCCCGCCATAAACCCGGCCGACATCCGGCTGGAAGTGCCCTATGCGGGCCAGAGGCTCCACTGGCTGGAAGGGCATGGCCCCGACGGCGAGCCGATTCTGGTCCCGGCCCAGTTCGTCTTCCTGTTCTGCAACCTGGACGAACAGACCCTGTTCAGCGCGCTGGGCTCCACCGGCCTGGCTTCGGGCAACACCCTCTTCGAAGCCAAGGCGGCCGCCCTTACCGAAGTCATCGAACGTGATTCGGACGCGACGCAGATATTCGACCCCAAACGGTGTTTCCGCGTGAGAAGCTGCGATCCCGAAATCGGCTCGCTCCTCCAGAACTACCACGAGGACGGCATCGACGTCTGGTTCATGGACATGACCACCGAACTGGGCGTGCCGTGCTACAAATCCGTGGTGCTTGGCAAACACGGCGACGTGAACAAGGGAGGCGGCTGTTCGCTGAACGGCAAGGCCGCCCTGGTTTCGGCCATGACCGAAACGGCCTACCCGTACCCCGGCCCCAAGAGTGGACCCGCGCCGGAAGGATTGCCCGTCCGCAACCTGGAAGACCTCCCCGACCTGTCCACGGGCAGCGCCGAGGGAGATGTGATGGTGCTGGAAAAAACGCTTCTGGCCAACGGCTACCGGCCCGCTTACGTGGACCTGACCCGCAGGGACCTGAACATCCCGGTGGTCCGTGCCATCGTTCCCGGCCTGGAGCTGATCTCCGACTTCGACCAGTATTCCCGGGTCAGTCCGCGGCTGTATCGGAACTACCTCAAAGCGTGCGAGTAA
- a CDS encoding APC family permease codes for MVVKDNKMGLWGAVSIGVGGMVGGGIFAVLGLSVQLAGGGTPVAFALAGLVALVTASSYARLSVRYAGAGGTVVFLDRIFGNSMHVGALNVLLWFSYVVMLALYAHAFGSYGAVFFPENTGWLVRHGLISLAIIVPAVLNLTSAKVVGKAETYVVVVKISILLFFLVVGVKGVEPARLAPDTWVPMLPLVAGGMIIFVAYEGFELIANTGAEIRDPERDLPLAFYLSVGFVILLYVAIAVVVVGNLPLDAITGARDYALAEAARPFLGRTGFTLIAVAALLSTFSAINATLYGSSRLCYTIAKEGELPVQLERQMWGAPAEGLLVTSALALILANVGDLSFISTLGSAGFLSLFAVVNAANFKDEDAGAGRTLSALGVVACAAAFGAMVWQSVGDDPANVWVLAALFGGAGVLEVTYRTLGTKGPRKRRREARVTRTL; via the coding sequence ATGGTCGTGAAGGACAACAAAATGGGCCTGTGGGGAGCGGTCTCCATCGGGGTGGGAGGCATGGTGGGCGGCGGCATATTCGCCGTGCTGGGACTGAGCGTGCAATTGGCGGGCGGCGGCACGCCCGTCGCTTTCGCGCTGGCCGGACTGGTCGCCCTCGTCACCGCCTCCTCCTATGCGCGGCTGTCCGTGCGATACGCCGGGGCGGGCGGAACCGTGGTCTTCCTGGATCGGATTTTCGGCAACTCCATGCATGTGGGCGCGCTCAATGTGCTGCTGTGGTTTTCCTATGTCGTCATGCTTGCCCTCTATGCCCACGCCTTTGGCTCATACGGGGCCGTGTTCTTCCCGGAGAACACCGGTTGGCTGGTGCGGCACGGACTGATATCCCTGGCGATCATCGTGCCCGCAGTCCTGAATTTGACCAGCGCCAAAGTGGTCGGCAAGGCCGAGACCTACGTGGTGGTCGTCAAGATATCCATTTTGCTTTTCTTCCTGGTAGTCGGCGTCAAGGGCGTGGAGCCCGCGCGGCTGGCCCCGGACACCTGGGTTCCGATGCTGCCCCTGGTGGCGGGGGGAATGATTATCTTCGTGGCCTACGAGGGGTTCGAGCTCATTGCCAATACCGGCGCGGAAATCCGCGATCCCGAGCGGGACCTGCCGCTCGCGTTCTATCTATCCGTGGGCTTCGTGATCCTGCTTTATGTGGCCATCGCCGTCGTGGTGGTGGGCAACCTGCCGCTTGACGCCATCACGGGGGCCCGCGACTACGCCCTAGCGGAAGCTGCCAGGCCGTTCCTGGGACGGACCGGTTTTACCCTCATCGCCGTAGCCGCGCTTCTGTCCACGTTCAGCGCGATCAACGCGACCCTCTACGGCTCCTCACGGCTTTGTTACACCATAGCCAAGGAAGGGGAACTGCCGGTTCAGCTTGAACGGCAGATGTGGGGCGCGCCCGCCGAGGGCCTATTGGTCACGTCCGCGCTCGCCCTCATTCTGGCCAACGTGGGCGATCTTTCCTTCATCTCCACCCTGGGCAGCGCGGGGTTCCTGTCCTTGTTCGCCGTGGTCAACGCGGCCAATTTCAAGGATGAGGACGCCGGGGCGGGCCGGACTCTGTCCGCCCTGGGCGTAGTGGCCTGCGCCGCCGCTTTCGGGGCCATGGTCTGGCAGAGCGTCGGCGACGATCCGGCCAATGTCTGGGTGCTGGCCGCGCTCTTCGGCGGGGCGGGCGTTCTGGAGGTGACCTACCGGACCCTCGGAACCAAGGGGCCGCGCAAGCGCCGCCGGGAAGCCCGGGTTACTCGCACGCTTTGA
- a CDS encoding acetate--CoA ligase family protein, which yields MEVLNSVAIEFDAISDLFRSAREEGRDYLFEYEVYNLLGRSGAETPPKCILLPRGARSSDDELNALPGEKVVLKIVSPTIVHKTEVGGVRVVPKNPDKIRSAVRRMLYDVPENYANMINLAPEHAPAEYRGLAGENLVAAIRRDLKGVLMVQFMPPDSSAFGNELIVGLRNTREFGMVVSAGLGGTDTELYAERFRKGQAIVAASCELIDGKAFFELFRKTISYRKLAGLTRGQRRIVTDEQLVECFSSFIEMGRHYSPMNPDAEFVINEMEINPYAFTDFLMVPLDGMCKFGSPRERENRRPIGKIENLLHPGKIGLIGASTKRRNFGRIILDNILAEGFAKEDIFLLREGVDEIDGVKCYPNLADLPEKMDMFVVAVGADQVPGLVDEIIRFDAANSVMLIPGGMGETEESRERAQKVIEAIDEAHGNGDGGPVFLGANCMGVVSRPGKYDTWFIPEEKLPKDRESAYRRAALVSQSGAFMLHRSSQCPEMKPAYMISMGNQTDLTLGDMVKHFRDSTEVDVIAVYAEGFNDLDGLEFCTAVREAVLAGKEVVFYKAGRTPEGKSATSGHTASLAGDYMVCESCVRQAGAIVARNFTEFQDLFLLAENMAGKRINGNRLAAVSGAGFETVGMADSIHSDDYQMQLASFSAESHQKITEILDAKRLSGLVTVHNPLDINPSADDQAHAEITDILAHDEGVDAVVVGLDPLSPAMHTLLETDVPAFDMKAESGIVQLLAEVVGRSDKPVVGVIDGGRLYDPMRDALHNSGVPIFPVCDRAVAALSQYIEARLYAESIRMESDR from the coding sequence ATGGAAGTACTGAACAGCGTCGCCATTGAATTTGACGCCATTTCCGACCTTTTCCGCTCCGCCAGAGAGGAAGGCCGCGATTATCTTTTTGAATACGAAGTATATAACCTGTTGGGCCGGTCGGGAGCCGAAACGCCTCCCAAGTGCATTCTGCTTCCTCGCGGGGCGCGTTCTTCCGATGACGAATTGAACGCGTTGCCCGGGGAGAAGGTCGTTCTCAAGATCGTCTCTCCGACCATCGTCCACAAAACCGAGGTCGGCGGCGTTCGAGTGGTCCCCAAGAACCCGGATAAAATTCGTTCGGCTGTCCGGAGAATGTTGTACGACGTCCCGGAAAATTACGCGAACATGATAAACCTTGCGCCCGAGCACGCTCCCGCGGAATATCGGGGACTTGCCGGAGAGAACCTCGTCGCCGCCATCCGCAGGGACCTCAAGGGCGTGCTCATGGTCCAATTCATGCCGCCGGATTCCTCGGCGTTCGGCAACGAGCTCATCGTCGGCCTGCGCAACACCCGTGAATTCGGCATGGTTGTTTCGGCGGGCCTGGGCGGCACCGATACGGAATTGTACGCCGAACGGTTTCGCAAGGGGCAGGCCATCGTGGCGGCGTCCTGCGAGTTGATTGACGGCAAGGCGTTCTTCGAACTTTTCCGCAAAACCATTTCATACAGGAAGCTGGCTGGCCTGACTCGGGGGCAACGTCGCATTGTCACCGACGAGCAGTTGGTGGAGTGCTTCTCTTCCTTCATCGAAATGGGCCGCCACTATTCCCCCATGAATCCGGATGCCGAATTCGTCATCAACGAAATGGAAATCAATCCATACGCCTTCACGGATTTCCTCATGGTTCCCCTGGACGGCATGTGCAAGTTCGGGTCTCCCCGCGAGAGGGAGAACCGGCGTCCCATCGGCAAGATCGAGAACCTTCTGCATCCCGGAAAGATCGGCCTGATCGGCGCTTCCACCAAGCGCAGGAATTTCGGCCGCATCATCCTCGACAACATTCTGGCCGAAGGATTCGCCAAGGAAGACATCTTCCTGCTCCGTGAGGGAGTGGACGAGATCGACGGCGTGAAGTGCTATCCCAACCTGGCGGATTTGCCCGAAAAGATGGACATGTTCGTCGTGGCCGTGGGAGCCGACCAGGTGCCGGGTTTGGTGGATGAAATCATCCGTTTCGACGCCGCCAATTCCGTCATGCTCATCCCCGGCGGCATGGGCGAGACAGAAGAAAGCCGCGAGCGCGCGCAAAAGGTCATTGAGGCCATTGACGAGGCGCACGGGAACGGTGACGGCGGGCCTGTTTTTCTTGGAGCAAACTGCATGGGCGTGGTTTCCCGTCCGGGCAAGTACGACACCTGGTTCATTCCGGAGGAAAAGCTGCCCAAGGACCGCGAATCCGCGTATCGGCGCGCCGCGTTGGTATCCCAGTCCGGGGCCTTCATGTTGCATCGCTCTTCGCAGTGTCCGGAAATGAAGCCGGCATACATGATTTCCATGGGCAATCAGACCGATTTGACGCTGGGCGACATGGTCAAACACTTCAGGGATTCCACAGAAGTGGACGTTATCGCTGTCTACGCTGAAGGGTTCAACGATCTCGATGGATTGGAGTTTTGCACCGCTGTGCGGGAAGCCGTGCTGGCGGGCAAGGAGGTGGTATTTTACAAGGCGGGACGCACTCCCGAAGGCAAAAGCGCGACCTCTGGACACACGGCCTCGCTGGCTGGCGATTACATGGTCTGCGAATCCTGCGTGCGGCAGGCGGGGGCCATCGTCGCCCGCAATTTCACGGAGTTCCAGGACCTCTTCCTGCTGGCGGAGAACATGGCCGGGAAACGTATCAACGGCAACCGTCTCGCGGCCGTATCCGGGGCCGGGTTCGAAACCGTGGGTATGGCGGATTCGATTCACTCCGACGATTACCAGATGCAGTTGGCTTCGTTCTCAGCCGAATCCCATCAGAAGATCACGGAAATCCTGGACGCCAAGAGACTGTCGGGGCTCGTGACCGTGCACAATCCCCTGGACATCAATCCCTCTGCCGACGACCAGGCCCATGCCGAAATTACCGATATTCTCGCCCATGACGAAGGTGTTGATGCGGTTGTCGTAGGCCTTGATCCGCTTTCCCCGGCCATGCACACGCTGCTGGAGACGGATGTTCCGGCTTTCGACATGAAGGCGGAAAGCGGCATTGTGCAGCTTCTGGCGGAGGTTGTCGGCCGTAGCGACAAGCCCGTTGTCGGCGTCATCGATGGCGGCAGGCTGTATGACCCCATGCGCGATGCATTACACAACAGTGGCGTGCCGATCTTCCCAGTGTGCGATCGCGCCGTGGCCGCTCTTTCCCAGTATATCGAAGCCCGTCTGTATGCGGAGAGCATTCGCATGGAGTCCGACCGCTAA
- a CDS encoding NAD(P)/FAD-dependent oxidoreductase produces the protein MSNEYDVIILGGGVAGMTAAVYTARANLDVLLLDENACGGLVNWTKEVENMPSYASIGGMELMERMQKQVESLGVTVEEAVCIDSMDLSGAVKRIEADDETYTAKAVIVATGRKPVPLPVAGDCEQVHYCAICDGAPYIGKRVLIVGGGNSGFDEAIALLDLGVSELTLVEKMDRFFAAQSTQDALAARENASTRHSTEVLSLNGNGKLESVTLRNMETGEESELQCDGVFVFMGQQPGTDAFAKQLRLDEHGYIITDDVMATSLPGVFAAGDVRPKKYRQITTAMADGTIAALEAERFIHTTR, from the coding sequence ATGAGTAATGAATATGACGTTATCATTCTCGGCGGCGGCGTCGCAGGCATGACCGCAGCCGTGTACACGGCCCGAGCGAACCTGGATGTTCTGTTGCTGGATGAAAATGCCTGTGGCGGGTTGGTCAACTGGACCAAAGAAGTGGAGAACATGCCTTCCTATGCCAGCATCGGCGGCATGGAACTCATGGAGAGAATGCAGAAGCAAGTCGAGTCGCTCGGAGTGACCGTTGAGGAAGCGGTCTGCATCGACTCCATGGACCTGTCCGGGGCTGTAAAGCGGATCGAGGCGGACGACGAGACGTATACGGCGAAGGCGGTCATTGTCGCCACAGGCCGCAAGCCGGTTCCTCTTCCCGTGGCCGGTGACTGTGAACAGGTCCATTACTGTGCCATCTGCGATGGCGCGCCCTATATCGGCAAACGGGTGCTCATCGTGGGGGGCGGCAACAGTGGATTCGACGAGGCGATCGCTCTGCTTGATCTCGGCGTCAGCGAGTTGACTCTGGTAGAGAAAATGGACCGCTTCTTCGCCGCCCAATCCACACAGGATGCATTGGCGGCCAGGGAAAACGCCTCCACACGGCACTCCACGGAAGTCCTGTCGTTGAATGGAAACGGCAAACTTGAATCCGTTACCCTCCGCAATATGGAGACCGGTGAGGAGAGCGAGTTGCAATGCGACGGCGTGTTCGTGTTCATGGGCCAACAGCCCGGCACCGACGCTTTTGCCAAACAACTGCGTCTCGACGAGCATGGCTATATCATTACGGATGACGTCATGGCGACCTCCCTGCCCGGCGTGTTTGCCGCGGGCGATGTGCGTCCCAAGAAATACCGGCAAATCACCACGGCAATGGCGGATGGCACCATAGCGGCTCTGGAAGCCGAACGTTTCATACACACTACGCGGTAG
- a CDS encoding thioredoxin family protein yields MNEIKNITDQASSELFRSYNDAIVIFYKELCPHCKNMEKALMKFGAKSPETELYCVDSEVKGDLMAELGFERVPTLIFIRNGEVANIYSGLMNPRELKALHASL; encoded by the coding sequence ATGAATGAAATAAAGAATATCACAGATCAGGCCTCATCCGAGCTTTTCCGTTCCTACAATGACGCCATCGTCATTTTTTACAAGGAGCTCTGCCCGCACTGCAAGAACATGGAAAAGGCACTTATGAAGTTCGGCGCCAAGTCTCCTGAAACCGAACTGTATTGTGTTGACAGCGAAGTCAAAGGGGATCTCATGGCGGAACTCGGTTTTGAGCGCGTTCCCACGCTGATCTTCATCCGAAACGGCGAGGTTGCGAACATTTACTCCGGCCTCATGAATCCGCGTGAATTGAAAGCGCTCCATGCATCCCTGTAG
- a CDS encoding Crp/Fnr family transcriptional regulator — protein sequence MSAPHVNEFWRIKVNSGAWNKVLPLGVRKEFKQGEHIVFAGELVTELRYLQSGTVSMKRTSSGGNEKIIMHVEENSLFSEVPFFTKEPIDSSFVCHKDAVVYSFCKETVDIMLETHPCIAKDIIYTLSQKVNVLSNQLASLGLDTMMQRIVKFVLLRYNSMDLPSNDIVSLGSLRMKDIASILGVHRATLYKALKSLERVGLIKILRDNKLQILNMEALAAIAYH from the coding sequence ATGTCGGCACCGCATGTAAACGAATTCTGGCGAATAAAAGTCAACAGCGGCGCCTGGAATAAGGTTTTGCCTTTGGGTGTCCGCAAAGAGTTCAAACAGGGCGAGCATATTGTCTTCGCGGGGGAGTTGGTGACGGAGTTGCGCTATCTCCAGTCCGGAACCGTGTCCATGAAGCGGACATCCTCTGGCGGCAACGAAAAGATCATCATGCATGTGGAAGAGAATTCGCTCTTCAGTGAGGTGCCCTTTTTCACCAAGGAACCGATCGACAGCTCTTTTGTTTGCCACAAGGACGCCGTGGTCTACTCCTTTTGCAAGGAGACGGTGGACATAATGCTGGAAACGCACCCCTGTATTGCGAAGGATATTATTTACACGCTTTCTCAAAAAGTGAATGTCCTCAGCAATCAGTTGGCTTCGTTGGGGCTCGACACTATGATGCAACGAATCGTGAAATTCGTGCTTCTGCGCTATAATTCAATGGATCTGCCTTCCAATGATATTGTTTCGCTCGGCTCACTGCGAATGAAGGATATCGCGTCCATACTGGGAGTGCATCGAGCCACCTTATACAAGGCGCTCAAATCGCTTGAGAGAGTTGGGCTCATAAAGATACTGCGGGATAACAAATTGCAGATTCTGAACATGGAAGCCCTTGCCGCCATAGCATACCACTAA
- a CDS encoding sulfatase produces MSKSQIKNVLFVMLDTLQFNYLGCYGNKEVKTPNLDKFAEDGFLFENAYSEGLPTIPVRRALLTGRYTLPESGWRPLTTEDTSITDVLWCRDVQTALVYDTPPMRLPKYGYSRGFDYVRFCNGHELDHETFSNVPLKAEFKGEDYLSPNWLKKDEDGEYDDSSKSLIREAECYLKQRQNWHSDADNYASVVISEADSWLKEKRDPNRPFLLWLDSFDPHEPWDPPSVWEKKPCPYNPDYEGNPLLLAPWTEIDGVMTEEECAHIRALYAEKVTLVDKWLGKLFDSLKAQGLWDNTMVIVTSDHGQPMGSGEHGHGLMRKCRPWPYEELVHVPLMVHVPGLKGGKRIDSFVQNVDITATLLDGLGLGTDAVEQTGHEGISTYDADDMHGISLLPVMRGETDTVRDFAIAGYYGMSWSIINHDYSYIHWIQKEIDTDSMNKIFYDGSGSGGNAGAQSAKLEMKEEMWTCVPGAKVSVPHMDELFDRRKDPFQLENIIKSNPEKAKELLQKLKLYIGELRTS; encoded by the coding sequence ATGTCTAAATCCCAAATCAAAAACGTTCTGTTCGTCATGCTGGACACCCTACAGTTCAATTACTTGGGCTGTTACGGGAACAAGGAAGTCAAAACTCCGAATCTGGACAAGTTCGCCGAAGACGGTTTCCTGTTCGAAAACGCGTACAGTGAGGGACTGCCGACCATTCCGGTTCGTCGAGCCCTCCTTACGGGACGGTATACCTTGCCGGAGAGCGGCTGGCGTCCGCTGACCACGGAGGATACGTCCATCACCGATGTTCTCTGGTGTCGCGATGTGCAGACGGCTTTGGTGTATGACACCCCGCCGATGCGTCTCCCCAAATACGGCTATTCCCGTGGATTCGACTATGTCCGTTTCTGCAACGGCCATGAGTTGGATCACGAAACCTTCAGCAATGTCCCGCTCAAGGCCGAATTCAAGGGAGAGGACTATCTTTCTCCCAATTGGCTCAAGAAGGATGAGGACGGCGAGTACGACGATTCCAGCAAATCCCTGATCCGGGAAGCCGAGTGCTACTTGAAACAGCGCCAGAACTGGCATTCGGATGCGGATAATTACGCTTCGGTGGTGATCTCCGAGGCGGATAGTTGGCTGAAGGAGAAGCGTGATCCCAATCGGCCGTTCCTCCTTTGGCTCGATTCGTTCGATCCCCACGAGCCGTGGGATCCGCCGTCCGTTTGGGAAAAGAAGCCGTGCCCGTACAATCCGGATTACGAGGGGAATCCGCTGCTGCTCGCCCCGTGGACCGAGATCGATGGCGTCATGACCGAAGAGGAGTGCGCTCACATTCGCGCTCTCTACGCGGAAAAAGTCACTCTGGTCGACAAGTGGCTCGGCAAGCTTTTCGATTCGCTCAAGGCGCAGGGACTCTGGGACAATACCATGGTCATCGTCACTTCCGACCACGGGCAGCCAATGGGTTCCGGCGAGCACGGCCACGGCCTGATGCGTAAATGCCGCCCCTGGCCTTACGAAGAGTTGGTGCATGTTCCCCTGATGGTCCATGTTCCCGGTTTGAAGGGCGGCAAGCGTATCGACTCCTTTGTCCAGAACGTGGACATTACCGCCACGCTTCTCGACGGCCTGGGGCTTGGGACCGATGCGGTGGAGCAGACCGGGCATGAAGGCATCTCGACTTATGATGCCGACGACATGCACGGCATCAGTCTGCTGCCGGTCATGCGCGGCGAGACCGATACGGTCCGCGATTTCGCCATAGCTGGTTATTATGGCATGTCCTGGTCTATTATTAACCATGATTACAGCTATATACACTGGATTCAAAAGGAGATCGACACGGACTCCATGAACAAGATATTCTACGATGGTTCCGGTTCCGGCGGCAACGCGGGCGCACAGTCCGCGAAGTTGGAGATGAAAGAGGAGATGTGGACCTGCGTTCCCGGGGCGAAAGTTTCGGTGCCGCATATGGATGAACTCTTTGATCGCCGCAAGGACCCATTCCAGTTGGAGAACATCATCAAAAGCAATCCCGAAAAGGCCAAGGAATTGCTGCAAAAATTGAAACTGTACATCGGGGAACTGCGAACCAGTTAA
- the nhaC gene encoding Na+/H+ antiporter NhaC → MSSDGKKPSLLWAFLTFAIPVAIILYGTVVVGVRPPVLPLLVAVAVAGVMALKIGYSWGELQEGMLAAVGRIQIAVAILMLVGMIIASWMASGTIPVIIYWGLKLIAPEHFLTSTFVLCSVASLATGTSFGTMGTIGVALLGVGGAMGFNPAWTVGAIVSGAYFGDKMSPVSDSTNITATVCEVPLFTHIASMLWTTVPAAVISIVGYTVLGSMHSGDLSGVGNINAILTSLEASYSLSPIAFLPPVLMVVLAYKRMPVLPVMVVCILSALAIALYDGATISVLAKQLTTGYTATTPSPELNSLLSRGGLMSVMVTILLLTSGMAFGGILEKARVLEVLLDAMLRGANSALSLVGATLGAAYIILLGTGSQILAVVVPGRAFGQNYKDAKIAPQVLSRTCEDAGTLGCPLVPWSVHAFYILGILGVGAVDYVPFAFFNVIIPFVSLALAATGFGIMKTDGTSVRSLKSAADSESV, encoded by the coding sequence ATGAGTTCGGACGGGAAAAAACCATCTTTACTGTGGGCTTTCTTAACCTTCGCGATTCCTGTCGCAATTATTTTGTACGGGACAGTTGTGGTCGGCGTGCGTCCGCCTGTTTTGCCTTTGCTTGTGGCCGTGGCCGTGGCGGGCGTCATGGCCCTGAAAATCGGCTATTCGTGGGGGGAGTTGCAGGAGGGGATGCTTGCGGCCGTGGGGCGTATTCAAATTGCGGTGGCCATCCTGATGCTTGTCGGCATGATTATCGCCTCCTGGATGGCTTCCGGCACTATCCCGGTTATCATCTACTGGGGGCTCAAGCTTATTGCTCCTGAGCATTTTCTCACATCCACCTTTGTGTTGTGTTCGGTTGCCTCTCTGGCGACGGGAACCTCTTTCGGCACAATGGGCACCATCGGCGTGGCCCTGCTCGGAGTCGGCGGAGCAATGGGGTTCAATCCCGCGTGGACCGTGGGGGCCATTGTTTCAGGAGCTTACTTCGGCGACAAGATGTCGCCCGTCTCCGACTCGACGAATATTACCGCCACAGTCTGCGAGGTTCCGCTTTTCACGCACATAGCCTCAATGTTGTGGACCACCGTTCCGGCAGCCGTGATCTCCATCGTCGGCTATACCGTGCTTGGCTCCATGCATTCCGGCGATCTCTCCGGCGTGGGGAATATCAATGCGATTCTCACTTCCCTGGAAGCGAGCTATTCGCTTTCCCCCATCGCGTTCCTGCCTCCCGTATTGATGGTGGTGCTGGCCTATAAACGAATGCCTGTCCTGCCTGTCATGGTCGTCTGCATTCTCAGCGCATTGGCGATTGCGTTGTATGACGGTGCCACCATTTCCGTTTTGGCCAAGCAGTTGACGACCGGCTACACGGCTACCACGCCTTCCCCGGAATTGAATTCGCTTCTTTCCCGTGGCGGTCTAATGTCCGTCATGGTCACGATCCTGCTGCTTACCAGCGGCATGGCTTTTGGCGGTATCCTGGAAAAAGCCCGCGTGCTTGAGGTCTTGCTGGACGCGATGTTGCGGGGCGCGAACTCCGCGCTTTCGCTTGTCGGCGCGACTCTCGGTGCCGCCTACATCATTCTGCTTGGTACCGGCAGCCAAATCCTGGCCGTGGTGGTTCCCGGCCGGGCCTTCGGCCAGAACTACAAAGACGCGAAGATCGCTCCCCAGGTGCTTTCTCGCACCTGTGAAGACGCGGGCACCCTGGGGTGTCCTCTGGTGCCCTGGTCCGTTCACGCCTTCTATATCCTTGGCATACTCGGCGTCGGCGCAGTGGATTACGTTCCCTTCGCCTTTTTTAACGTGATAATTCCATTCGTATCTCTGGCTTTGGCCGCAACCGGTTTCGGAATCATGAAGACTGACGGCACTTCCGTTCGATCGCTGAAGTCGGCAGCCGATTCCGAATCAGTTTAA